From Triticum aestivum cultivar Chinese Spring chromosome 7B, IWGSC CS RefSeq v2.1, whole genome shotgun sequence:
CAGTTTACATAATTGTACTTGTATACAGGGTAAGCCTGGACAGAAGGGAAGTCACAAGTAAAAATTATGTATGTGTATCGATATAGCAATCATTCACTCCAAAATTAAAGTTACACAACATGGTACAATTTCAGGACATTTTTGGGAGGTCAGATAAATCTGTATTCCCATTAATTTATCAATAGGAGTAGCCTCCAGCAACATTCTAAAGGCATGCAAAAGGAGAAAGCCCAAAGATAAGCTTGGGGCACAGCAAAAGCTTAAAATCTGAAAACCATCAGGTTAATCAGCAGACAACACAAGCTAATTAGCACGTAAGTAGCAGCTTCTCAACCTCTTGGATGATCAAAACTTTAATCCCAACAAATACACGAGCTTCCAAAGCCTGCTCCCTCTCCACTATTCTGCAATTGGGAACAAAAACAAATCTGTAGCAAAGTAGGGAACATGAAAACTGATTAGGAAGATAAAAGATTCCTATTCAAAACAAGCAGTGTTTCTTCTTTCCAAAATTGACCACCATATTAGGTTGCCGCCATAAAATAAATAGGTGATCAACTTTATCCTTTGTAGTACAAAAACAACATTGTATGCGCAACTTGTGTATATAGATACCACATAACCAATTCACACCAATATAGATTTCTAGGAGGATCTCACGTGGCCATTCTGTAAAATAAGACTAAATACATAAAGAAACATTAAACACCCCTTGAGCAGTACTAAGCATAGCTTATGCCAAGAATCATTCAAGTTGACCAAATACTTGACTATGACTGAATCCAAGACTTTAAATTCTAATTATGTACTTCTAATGAGAAGTCCAAGAAATCTGCTTCCACAATACCAGGCACAGACAATTACATTATAACTGGAAATTATACTAAATAATGACAAGCACAAAGACTAGTCTCCCATCCAGGGGTCAACAAAATATATAATCTAAGCAATTGTGCACCGTAAAAACAAGAATGGTAAAATAAAGGAGAAGGTCTGGCAGTACACTTGAAGTAATTACCTGTCCAGAGGCCATCGGAAATTATCAGTTGAAGAATTCCCGAAGTAAGAAATGGGAGTATCAGCCTCCAAGATCTGCCAAAATAAATTGACCACAACCAGTATGAACATCACCTGCACAAAATTTGGGATTGAGAGGATATCAGGATAATGTAATTGTTTGGTGTAAGAAGGAATTGTACATGAACGGGAAAGACATATAGGGGAACCTAGCCGAACACCATGCTAATGGATGTTATGTTGCCGGAGTGGAAAGAATTAGTGAAGAGTGGTAGGGGCATAAATACACGTACCTGTAACGAGTCAACGGAAGGATGGGCACATCACCTGCCATGAATGCCTGCAGAGAAACTGAAGGATGATGGCTTCAAATCCCAGCGGGGCAGTTGTGCTCAGCCAAACAGCCATGGTGTCAGCCCACATCTCCCGCGCAGACTCTCCTTGCCCTAAACCGTGGGACCGATCGATACATCACCTCCTCTCTCTAGCAGAGACTGTCAGCGCAAGCTCGctccccactctctctctctctccctccctccctccctccctccctctctctctagtTTACCATAGGTTCCTCTGGAAAAGCAGCCCTCTAGGGCTTTTTGGCACAGGAATCAGAATGTATGGTGAAAGCCGGAGTAGACAACAAACAACATTCAAGGTTGCCCAAGTCACGAAAATGGATGTGCAGAAACGCGCAGGGCGTTAGATGGTTGGAAAGCTGCTCAGTTTTACTGTCCTAAAATGTGGCTAAATTTCCGGATATCAGAAACATAGCTCGTCACGACATAGTTCATTGACCGCGAACGAAGGCCTATATTTTGTTCGTTATTGTGTGAATCACTGAATCAAAAATGACCTGAGCGGGTTGTGATAACTCAGGTTGCCAATTTCGCTGCTTGTTTAACAGATGAAAATCGCATCTTCTAACATTTTCCTAGAGTGTTTATAAAAGCAACTGTTGAAAAAGCACAGTTCAACAACCACAGACCAGAGAATTTCTTGAACAGACTAAGCAAATCTATACCAATATAAGAAAACATGAGTTAGGATGAGGTTCATTTGATCTAAGCTcaccaaaaaatatatttaaatttTATAACCATCAATCCCATGGTTGTGGGCAAATATTATACCATCTCCTAATCATAGTATATGTATAGTTTGTTAATTCAACTTATTTATTCATAGTTACTTTctgattttattttattgacatggAAATTTATTTCTCCTCTTTACAATTTTCTACTACATGACATTTATGTAAAAGAAGCCCGTGTCATTACTATCGAGACGGACATGCTATTTCAAGCTTATAAACAAATTTTCAGTCTTAACACTGGATTCTACACCGATATACATGGCTTTAAAGTATCTGTTTGGCTAAAAAAACTGACGAGTATACAACTGCATCTGACCATCGGAGTGCTACACCGATAAATAGGAAGGCTAACTTCTGTCCCAATGCTCTTTTTTGTGACGAAAATCTAATAACAGCGCTTTTTAAACTATATGATTTCATCGGCATGGACAGGATGAACCCGCATCAGAAAATCCCGGTGCATCTTTTTCATCCTCGTTCACCTCTTTGGCTCTCCCTTCACCACCGTTTCCTTCTATTCTCTTGAGCTCAACTCCCACCTACATGCTAAGAGTCACCACCACGATGTAGGCTTCTAGGATCTCCTTCCTACTCCTAGTAGTCGCCACCAGGATGCGTCAGAATTCAAGTGCATGGATCCCTAACTCCGGCAAAGGAACATTCATATAAAAGTTTGAATCATCATTTTTGTCAAGGGATGTAATATATTTTTGTATTGTTATTATTTTTGCTAGACACAACCTCAGCCTAAGGTTGACAAAGGGATAGAAATAGAAATACGTTCTCTCAAAAGGACAATATAGGGATCTCACAATTTCAATAGATGTTCCAACACCTTCTGCACGCCAGAATTCTCCGCATCCTTTACCCTTGACATGTTATCACTTAAAGTTACCCAAATACCACCTTGGGTTTCTACCTGAACGGAGTAAACAAATGTCCTATCATGTGCCGGGCCTTCTTCCTTCTCTAACCCGAAAAAAAGAAAACAATGAAGCAACTGTGTAGGGCTGATCTAGGCAAAATGCCAAGTTAGATAATGCAACGAGTGGCAAGCATTCAAATCCCCAATGTGTCACTAAACTTTGCTGGTCATCTCAACTTAAAACCATCAGTTAAATTAAAATAATTCTCAATCCACCACCCAAACATAATGGCATTACATGGCATTACAATCCAAAGCTATACTTTTACTTCCACGTTGCACCTAGTGGTTTCTGATGAATTGAATATCACGATGAAAGATTGATTGAACCAATATTCATACCTTCTCTCCATGGACATAAAGATCATCAAACCATGATATGCATCAAAGACAAAATATGTTTGGATAGAAGCAGTACATGGATGATGACCACTGGTGTGACAGCGGCTGCAACTCAGCCCAGATCTTAGTGAACATGCAAGAAACCGGCGCGCCAGATGCACCCTATGGGCCATAGGACGAGGCTGCAGACCGACCCTCCTGGTCAGATCTAGCAGAGGGCGGCAACTATATGCGTGGGCAAGCACCTCCCAGCCCAAAGCACCGACGGACCAAGGTCGGAGGCCATGACCGCATCGCCCCCACGCGCCGACGATGGGGGACAATAGCTCCACTGCAGAGGCCAACAAACGAGGCCATGGACTGGCCTTCTTGGACAGATCCAGCGATGTGCATCACCTCCATGCCTCGGCGGGCATCTCACGTCCCAGCGCAACAACAGGCCGAGGCGGCAGCGAAGAACGTGTCGCCCGTGCGCGCAATACTACGGGAGTTGCACGCTACCATGCCCGAGTGGAACCCCACAGTTCTCGGAGCCACGTAGCTGACAACGCCATGCGCGGAGGTACAGAGAGGAAGAGCAACGGTAGAGGGAGGGAGTAGCGCCCCGCCGCCGTCGTAAGCCGGCCTATGGCCGGTGACAGCGGTGTGGGGAGGACACGAAGAGAGTAGCGGTGGCGATGGGAAAACCTAACCCACAACCCACCCAAGAGGGTGATGCGAGGTCCTCGCAAGGAAGATGTGTGAGTGGGTGGGGACAGCGTGAAGTAGGCTAGGAGCGCAAAAACAGATATGGGAGCGAGATAGGAGATGAATGTTACAGGAAGTAAGAGAGGAGAAATGTGGGCATGGGCTACTAGGATGGAACACAAAAGCGATGGAGGGAGTGGGACAATGCCCGGAGTAACAGCGGTCGGCAGGAAAAAGAATGGGATAAAGCAAGGATACATGCCCATCAATTTTCTAATTTTCTGATTGGTTAAGATAGTAGCTGACTGTAAGGTGGCTCAATGCATACATACAAATAATCATGTCAAGTAGCTGCCGATTTAATCAAAATAACTTTGTGAAACACGGCGATGGCGGAAACTAACAAAGTGCACATTTTTTATAATTCAAGGTAGTGTTTTAGACGGTTTTGGAGTTCTAGGTTGAAAAGACATGCTCAAACCATAGTTTAAGGTTGAAAAGTGTACACTTTTTTCATTTCAGAAATGTCGCACTAACTAAGATGCTAAAATGTACAAAGAATGCTGAACTGATTTTATGAGTTCCCAAGGACGGTATATATAGTACAACCATGATTCAGACAAAATAAAGAAATCATTCTGGTTTGAGTACTAAATCAACATGAAAGCTTCCCCAACAGCATTAGCATATAGTTTTTTTAGTTTATGGAGTATGGCATTACTCTTTGCAATCTGAAGCTTGAATTCCCAGCAAATCAGGACTTAAGAGAAACAAAACAAGTTTAATCTAAATAGTTACTTTTGGTTTCCACTTTTATACTTTTTAAACATATCTTATTCAgaaatttcctttttttgatagaaaagatatgactgaacaaattttgaattaagAACTATGTAATCaagttttcttttttttgcgggggggggggggggggggggggttcatgcTATACTGTTTGGCAATCAAACCAAATTAGTGGTTTCCGTACTGCATCTGACTGATGGTTTGGACAAGTATGTTCCAGACCTAGTGACAGGTCTGGAACATACTTGTCCAGACCATCACTCAGATCAGGTATCTCTTTCCCACGAGTTCATGCAGTAGGGTTTGGCAATCAAACCAAACTAGTGGTTTCCATACTGCATCTGAGTGATGGTTTCGACAAGTCTGTTCCAGACCTACCGAGGTCAAAGTACTATTTACCTAGTAAGGTTATTTAACAGAAATGACCAAAGGTTACTACCCTAAGATAAACGGGAACAAAGGTGAAACTACaataaagaaacaaaataaaatgtgcAGCGGTGAAACAGTTCTAAAAATGTGTAGTGTAGGTGTGGGAAAGAGATGCCTCATCTGAGGAGCATTGCAGGAAAAGTTCAACTAGTGAACAGGATATATAACACTAAAAACTGATAGTCAGGAATCTTACTTAAAGATGGGTTTTGGCCAATGCTTCCTGCTGCACTGCTCAATAAGCTTCTGCTTGCATTCCCTAAGCTCTCCAACCTCAACCTCCGATCCATGCCCAACTCCAATTGTCAACACTTGCTGATTGCCTCCACCAAGAAGCTTGCTTAATGCATCCCGTGTGGCATTGAGCTTAGCGATTACCATCTGCTCTGAGGAGCCCATCCCAACAAGTGCCCCACCAACAAATACATTTACAACCGTTGTTCCACCCTTCTGCCAAGTCTTGAATTTTATATCTTTCCCATGTTTCTGGCACAGTTCATGCAACGTAAACACGGGTTGCTCATCAATTGTTTCTGCCGTGACAATGGGCTCAAAGAGGAACCTTGTTACCTACATAATACATAGTGATATCATTATTCACCACCCATTATTCTAGTGAACTACTCTCCGTAAACAAATATGTCGTTTTAGAGAGCAGAGGTCCATTTTTTTGAACTTTCACAAATATTATTGGTAAAGCTATCTTGGATTGGTCATACCAAAATGAAATCATACGATTCTTCATAGAAAATTACATAGATTTTTATCAGCGTATTATGACTAGAATTAGTAGTTAAGTTATTTTCTGGAAACCTCAGATCAACATATTAGTGAATGGGAAATAACATGAAAGATGGATTACAAACCTTCCAGAGCTTCTCAAGATTAAAGTTGCAATCCACATAGACAGCAGCAGCAATGGCCTCGACTATATCAGCAAGCACCTTGGGAGCCTTAAATACAGTGCCACCATAGGGCGTAGTGCCAAGGTCATCCCCTAACTCTTGTTTCACTGACTGGATAAACTGGCCTACCTGCATAGAAGTATAGCCAGTAACATATCAATGGTAGCCAAAAACAGTTCATCTAATATCCACATCTCCAAGAGATAACATCAATCACTTCACAATTCAAATGTATTATGCCTTATGAACCCGAATGGAGCTGCGGGAGTACTTACCAATTCCAGTTTCAGCATTGCTAAATACAGTACTAAACATATTCTTGCATCACTAAATCAAAACTAAGATGTGGCGTGAGCTGCTATAGATAGATGTTTAGCTCTATGTTTTACCCTCAAATTAAGCCCATCAAACAGCTCAAATGTATTGCTTCTAACTCAGGGGAGGAGGATCCGAGGACGCTTAAGCGGCACATACCAAGAGATCGAGGCGAGGGCAGTTGCGTCGGAGCAGCGGGTAGAGGTCGTGGCGCACGGCGACGCGCGCCAGCTTCTCGGTGGAGATGTTGGCGGCCCGGAGCGTGGAGAGCGCGCCGGGGCCGACGGTGGGGTTGGTGAGGTAGAGGAAGTTGGAGAAGGCGAGGCCGAGCGCCGCGTCCCCGATGAACTGGAGCCTCTGGTAGGAGGCAGCCCCGCCGCTGGAGAAGAACTGGTGGGTGAGCGCCTCCTCGAGCAGGGAGCGCTTGTTGAACTCGTACTGGAGAAGCCGCTCCACAagggcggccgcctcctccctgtcCGCCACGAAACCCGGGGGCGGCAGCGTGACGGGGGCCGACGGCGCAGGCGACGAGGCGAGGCGCTTGCGGGAGCCGGGCTTCATCATCCCTGGTGTGCCTGTGCGCGTGACCGTGTGGCTAGATCGGGAGGGGGAGATGAAATTTTGGAGAGGAGGCGgcgccaaaagaaaaaaaacagaggagCTCACCTTGCTAGACGAGATGATGGTGGCGTCGGCAGCTGCTACGAACTGGGAGGAGGGCGGGGGGACGGGGATCCGGCCGGAGTTTGGCGGCGTCCGGCGGAGTAGAGTGCCGGCCGGGCCTGTTGCTGGTGCTGGAGACCGGGGTGGGGGCGGGGACGGGTCACGCCAACGGGAGGAGCAGCGGAGGAGGAGGGACCCTAGCCGCCCGCCATGTCGCCGGAGGGAGCCGCGCACAAGGGACCGGCGGCGGCCTGGAGGAAACCTAGCGAGGTTTTCGCGTGAGCGAGCGGGAGGAAAGGGGATCCAGGGCTGCGGGCGGGACTGGGCTCTTCGCCTTGCGGGTATACCTGCCAGTGGCATTTTTGTTGTAATATGCTCAAACAATAGTGTCATTTCCCTATACCCCTTCGGGTTTAAGTGAGAAGCTGCGGGAAGCACCCAAGTGAGGTGGAAATAAGTTGAGCTGACTTTTACAAAGGTGAGTGCTAGGCACCTGcgcaccggcccaaatttgggccgatcGCATAATGCCACCCGCCTGATTCATGAAACCCTAGCCGTGTGATTGCGTCTTCTTTCTCGTGCATTatctcttctccctcctttccacccACATCCAGAAAGAAAAATGTCTCATGCCCGCCACTGCACCAGTCGATCCCCCCTCCCCCATGTCTACCCTTCCGTGAAGGACCGTTCCTCGCTCGGCTCGCCGTCGACGTCCTCGCAACCCCGCCGTCGCAGTTGAAGCTGCATCTCGTGGGCGTTTTGCGGCGTTGCTCCGTGGTCGCAGCCCCCCCCCTCCTTCGCCGTCGTTTGGTAGCAGCCTCGCCGTCAACATGTCGTAGCCTCGCCGTCATAGCCATTTGCTGGctctaggttgaagctttttccatgGTCAATTGAAGATTTTTTTTCGTAGCTGCTTACAGCCTTTCCATGGGGGTTGAAGCTTTTTCCGTCATGCCTGATGAAGCATTTTTCTCCATCGGTTGTAACTTATACTAGGCCGGTTGAAGCTTTTCTCCATGTACGGTTGTACCTCACCCTAGATACTCAACGTAGCAAAACTATCTGTTAGTTGTAGCAAAGAGGTGTGGCGGTTCCAGCAAAAAAGAAGCTGACCGGTGCCGTCCACCTAATTATAGtgtttttttttcgagagtacgccaatggcgtaccatatttttataaaAGGCAGAAAAGAATTACAAGAAGCTACAACTTGCTGCAAACAACAAGTGTAGAAACAACACCACATCCAAGCTAATCCGAAGAAAAGTTGCCGCACACATTACAACACAGCACAAAGGAGCTTGTCGGACCAGAGCATCGAAGCCGCGTCTCGACCAACGCCGGTCACTACGAAGAGCAACAACTTCGACCGGACTTCCCTTGTCGACGCACCAACCACCCTTGATGCCGAAAAGGAGATGACAGGTGGGTGGCGGGACTCAGTACGTCCCGAGAAAGCCACCGTCTTGGACTCACCGACATTGGGGTACATAGCGCCCAAGATCCTCTACTCGGACTAGCGGCACGCACCGAAGAACCACATCACCGAACCTCCAGGCCAACTCTCCTCCCACGATGCTCCTAACGGAGGAACGACGCCAAGACGCCACCATCGCCGGTCCAGGACCTAGGCTTTTGCCCGGAGACTACAAACCAAACAAGGAGGGGAGATGCCGACACACACAgcgatgcctccaaggaggggaacgacgCCCACAGACACCGTCATCGCCATCACCGATCGAAGACGGGCAGGATTTTCATCCGTCGCCCACCTCCCACCCCTTGCAAAGAATGAGGCCAACATGTCTGTAATGGGCCACATCGCCGCCGCAGCAGCACCTCGGCATCGTGACTAATGTTGCAGAACACCGACGCCTTGCACAGCCAAGGACACGCACTCCATGAACCACCTCCCGCACGGCCGATGAAGATCCAATCCAGCAAGGCAGCACCCAACACCAACACGGCCAGAGGCCAACGGAACTGCAGCAGCAACTGCACACGCCCACTCCTGGCGGCAGCCACGCCACGACCGCGTCTCTGGGACCCATGAACAGAGAGCATCTCCACCGAGCTCCCCGCAGAGGGCCGCAGGCCCGGGCAGTCTGCCCAGATCCGACCTGCGCCGAGCTCTCCCTCCCACGGTGCCACCACTGGCGCCGGCGGCCGCAGGGGGCAAGCCGCGCGCCCTGTCCACCACAGCAGGTCCCGGCTGCCACTTGCGCAGCCATCCGCCAGAGATCTGCCGCCTCCATGACTCGGGCGCGCCGCCTCCAACACCCACCAGACGCACCAAGGAGGACCGCCGTGCACCAACTCCACCCCACCACGCCGTCGGCCGTGCTCCGCCTCGCCGTGCGCTCCTCGCAGCCCACCACCGCACCGGTAAGATCTGCCGTGCCGCCTGCTTAACGCCACTCCCCCGCGCGAGGGAGGCCCGTTGGGGCGCGCCGAACTCGCCCGCCGCCTTCGGCGGCCaggcgccgccaccgccgtcggcgccggcggcgGTAGCGGCCAGGGGAGCGCAAGGAAGGGGGCGCTCACGGGGCTAGGTTTTGGCCTCCGGAGCCGCCCGCGCGAGCGGctcgggagggagggaggggaaagtTTGGGTTCTATCGCATACCTAATTATAGTGTTAATGGCTAATTTCTATGCCTCCAGCAAAACCTGATGCCGGATGTAGCAATTTGTGTCACTGGATGCAGCCCCAGCGACCTGTTCCCCGCACATAGTCTTATCAACTTGTATCTTTTTTGCCGCCGGTTCCAGCACACCAGATAGCCGGTTCCAGCACGGGCGTACACTGATCGTAGCACCGCGATATCGAGGTCGTAGCAGGGCGCGACGCCGGTCACAACACCGCTCACCATGGTTGTAGCACACTCCATGACGGTGACGAGGCCTTGGTTGTAGCAACATCGAGGGGCTCGCCGACCAAGACAGAGAGGAAATTGGTGGCGAGCGCGGCCATGAAATCGACGACCAATGACGTGTCCTTGTAGCAGCCTCATGTGGTTTTATTGCAGGGGGTAGAAGCAAAAGCTCGCAGGAGGAGGCTCATGGTGGTGCGCAAggtagaagaaaagagaagagaatgCGATGTTTCTCGATATAAGATTTTTGTGGCCACAAAACGGGTGGTGCAAAAAGATAAGGAGTCGGCGCGTGGGTCAGGGCACGTGGCTGTGTGGTATAGGTGCGCGAGCGAGCAGAGCCGGGGTGACCGGCGCAAGCTTCAGCCGGTCGTCCGGCCACCATTGTTTCACTTTTACAAAACAAGTTCTTTTGCATTTTTgacttattttgacaataagctacTATAAGCTAGAAAAAGACTTGACCCTAAGAAACGGAAAGGAATCTGAGAAAAACACGCACGCGGTAGCACTTGGAGGAGCGTCTCCACCAGCAAAAAGAAAACGGGAATTTAACTGGCGACCGTTCACCAGGAGGCCAGTCCCGGTGAACGCATTCTCTCCCGTCGATTGGTGTGCACGAATTTTGTCGGAGGATCGGAGCCACATCAGATCTTTTTTAAATTAATTCGCTATAAGATGAAAGACAGCGAACACATTGCCATTGGAAACACTACTGCCCCCGCAGTGGCTAGTGACGCGCCCCTGAGACTTCGTATTGCATTCTAGTCTCTCCTTTTTTCGTTACATGGCAATTTAAAGAGGGCAAAAAAAAAGGCAAATATTATGCACACAACGAAAAATGACCATCCTTTTTGAAATAAAACAACAACATAGATATAAAATTGAAATTTCATATACATGCCATGGGAAATAAAAGAGTGAAGTGCATTGTAGGTCCCTAAACTATTTTAGGAGTATCATGTAGGTCCTCAAACTATGAAAATCGGCATTCAGGTTCTTAAAGTGCA
This genomic window contains:
- the LOC123158962 gene encoding ribonuclease 3-like protein 2, which encodes MMKPGSRKRLASSPAPSAPVTLPPPGFVADREEAAALVERLLQYEFNKRSLLEEALTHQFFSSGGAASYQRLQFIGDAALGLAFSNFLYLTNPTVGPGALSTLRAANISTEKLARVAVRHDLYPLLRRNCPRLDLLVGQFIQSVKQELGDDLGTTPYGGTVFKAPKVLADIVEAIAAAVYVDCNFNLEKLWKVTRFLFEPIVTAETIDEQPVFTLHELCQKHGKDIKFKTWQKGGTTVVNVFVGGALVGMGSSEQMVIAKLNATRDALSKLLGGGNQQVLTIGVGHGSEVEVGELRECKQKLIEQCSRKHWPKPIFK